One stretch of Arachis duranensis cultivar V14167 chromosome 1, aradu.V14167.gnm2.J7QH, whole genome shotgun sequence DNA includes these proteins:
- the LOC110274614 gene encoding uncharacterized protein LOC110274614: MSDQQKHVHGFCTIFINCCELVSNVAAAVSVNVLLVMWRAALYVNVLGLVPTFDELLPGVDHRFCVRHLYANFKKKFPGLNLKKRMWRAAKCTYLAAWEKELMEIRAISEGAYRHLIGIRPKYWTKSRFEFYPKCDALVNNMCESFNSAIVESREKPILTMLEDIRVYLMKRWAENRVLIEKYKDDILPRIKLKLQKEIDASRWWFPVAAGISKFEVIRGRDKFVVDLLKKECTCRKFQMTGLPCPHAASAINCAKDDIRKYVASCYTKAAYVACYTPMINPCNGHTMWERTTHPDVMPPPHRVPIGRPKKKRARGRVKNHRAQAHLGWGYNKNALVV; this comes from the exons ATGTCTGACCAACAAAAG CACGTTCATGGCTTCTGCACTATAT TTATAAATTGTTGTGAATTAGTTAGTAATGTGGCTGCTGCAGTATCTGTTAATGTTCTT TTAGTCATGTGGAGAGCTGCACTATATGTTAATGTTCTT GGCCTGGTGCCAACGTTTGATGAATTACTTCCAGGTGTTGATCACAGATTCTGTGTGAGACACCTTTATGCcaacttcaaaaaaaaatttccagGGCTGAATCTTAAGAAAAGGATGTGGAGAGCTGCAAAATGTACATATCTAGCAGCATGGGAAAAGGAGTTGATGGAAATCCGAGCCATTAGTGAGGGTGCCTATCGACACTTGATAGGAATTCGTCCAAAGTATTGGACTAAATCAAGGTTTGAATTCTATCCTAAATGTGACGCTCTTGTCAATAATATGTGTGAAAGCTTTAACTCTGCAATTGTTGAATCAAGGGAAAAACCAATATTGACAATGCTAGAAGATATTAGAGTTTATTTGATGAAGAGATGGGCTGAAAATAGGGTACTTATTGAGAAGTATAAGGATGATATTCTTCCTAGGATTAAGCTTAAGTTACAAAAGgaaatagatgcttctaggtgGTGGTTTCCGGTTGCTGCCGgtatttcaaaatttgaagTCATAAGAGGCAGGGACAAATTTGTAGTAGATCTTCTGAAGAAAGAATGTACTTGTAGAAAGTTTCAAATGACAGGTTTACCTTGTCCACATGCAGCTAGTGCAATTAATTGTGCTAAAGATGATATTCGAAAATATGTTGCAAGCTGTTACACTAAAGCTGCTTATGTGGCTTGTTATACCCCCATGATTAACCCTTGTAATGGACATACAATGTGGGAGAGAACTACTCACCCAGATGTGATGCCTCCACCACATAGAGTGCCAATTGGGAGGCCTAAGAAGAAAAGAGCAAGGGGGAGGGTGAAGAACCACAGGGCCCAAGCACATCTAGGCTGGGGTTACAACAAAAATGCTCTCGTTGTCTGA
- the LOC107472254 gene encoding uncharacterized protein LOC107472254 yields the protein MVENRRTWKVAVESGAMLYNEEDDIKARKLLRKRESRNKRGLRGDGKVRMIKDLKKKFRLNMLGLIETKRPVVTKFDVISLWGYDSVGWAYVEADGALGGLLLMWDENAFKMNNCYKGERWLCVEGIISKNNFNCALFLVYGAHTREEKLVVLEELSYTAGLCQVPCCFMGDFNEIINVEERKGTTSLTARIDRVLVSLEWVEEFPEIRLRGGPRGLLDHCPMIVEESRLRDGPRPFRSLDSWFTHKGFLRMVREEWRGLGEVQFTGKLKALTVPLGRWYRDNFGNMVNKIMKFEEEIKKINDMVSSGVYDGIVEARRKALVTCCEKWYVRKEVHWK from the exons ATGGTGGAAAACAGGAGAACATGGAAGGTAGCAGTAGAATCTGGTGCTATGCTATACAACGAAGAAGATGATATCAAGGCGAGGAAATTGCTTAGAAAAAGAGAATCGCGAAACAAAAG GGGGTTGAGGGGGGATGGTAAGGTGAGAATGATAAaggatttaaagaaaaaatttaggtTGAACATGCTAGGTCTGATTGAAACTAAAAGACCTGTAGTGACGAAGTTTGATGTGATCAGTTTGTGGGGGTATGATAGTGTTGGGTGGGCATATGTAGAGGCTGACGGTGCATTGGGTGGGCTACTTTTAATGTGGGATGAAAATGCTTTTAAGATGAATAATTGTTATAAAGGGGAGAGATGGCTGTGTGTAGAAGGGATTATatcaaagaataattttaacTGTGCTTTGTTCTTGGTTTATGGTGCTCATACGAGAGAGGAAAAACTTGTGGTTTTGGAAGAGTTGAGCTATACTGCTGGGTTGTGCCAGGTGCCTTGCTGCTTCATGGGAGATTTTAATGAGATTATAAACGTTGAGGAAAGAAAAGGTACTACTAGCTTGACAGC TCGGATTGATAGAGTTCTGGTTAGCCTGGAATGGGTTGAAGAGTTCCCAGAGATTCGCTTAAGAGGAGGACCAAGGGGCTTGTTAGATCACTGCCCAATGATAGTGGAAGAATCAAGGCTAAGAGATGGACCTAGACCGTTCAGAAGCCTAGACTCATGGTTTACACACAAAGGATTCCTGAGAATGGTAAGAGAGGAATGGAGGGGGCTAGGGGAGGTACAGTTCACAGGCAAATTAAAGGCCTTGACGGTTCCATTGGGGAGATGGTATAGAGACAATTTTGGAAACATGGTTAACAAGATTATGAAATTTGAGGAAGAGATCAAGAAGATAAATGACATGGTAAGCAGTGGGGTATATGATGGAATAGTGGAGGCAAGAAGAAAGGCACTAGTGACTTGTTGTGAGAAGTGGTATGTGAGGAAAGAAGTTCACTGGAAATAG